One segment of Cydia amplana chromosome 16, ilCydAmpl1.1, whole genome shotgun sequence DNA contains the following:
- the LOC134655056 gene encoding protein KRI1 homolog, which produces MPKKALFDEDSEEEVTLKIENEYAKKYDSWRQKEELHKLEQKYGAKALNSDASLSSDSEDDSDEPPEVSEETETQFLKTLALLKTKDPRIYDPNFKFFDNEKKEEEKKPEVKTLSFADSDDDDDDDGNIFKVEKAAEVKSTEKPAKPEIKTEKIKDFLTGKAEHINNPVERDLAPLKALWSDPKLNEGEAFLRDYILNKKYLEDGDAGEAGDKIRDDADLEADEAIVEEQGKFERAYNFRFEEPDEEYLKRFPRTMNYIRPKDDRRARKRAEVRDRKEEEKKKKMDEIARMKALKLREIQEKIAKIKEVTGNQDLAFREEDMESDFDPNEHDRRMKEIFDEEYYGEVDNEKPVFPDLDEELEIENWEKYEEEETAENEPHCEDDEFNMDADYDPKQARLNLLEELQQNMTKKRRNRKKKSKLAELLTTEKPKFVPTVADKTYSQYMEEYYKMDCEDVIGGDLPTRFKYRETVPNDYGLTIEEILLADDKELTQWVPLKKIVRHQPVNVEKGEVKVYRQKAADERLKKKILPSLFKDLPEAPEIVVPLEAAKKKKKKKKKNINKEGNNTDKDSQEEIEHNDLITSDPGTLPTESSKKKKNHKHVEENVETENNSSDLANDNVVPIKKNKKNKSKLINDSQGNEPNQDESNISNVTEQSENSFKKKKKKHKTEQSNSENNIASVSVTSECKQNNQKLDTSIDRSNASKNNTGKTKKKNKNKPDAEQNKQKQNLKRKSEDTASSNPVPKKKKKKKNKSAANVNNLEKNQNKKGLNVSKNNKQNQSKASDNPYSNLSDERLKAYGLNPKKYKGFMKYKKY; this is translated from the exons atGCCGAAAAAAGCATTGTTTGATGAAGACTCCGAAGAGGAAGTTACACTTAAGATCGAGAATGAATACGCTAAGAAATATGACTCGTGGCGTCAAAAAGAGGAACTTCACAAATTGGAGCAGAAGTACGGCGCCAAGGCGTTGAATTCTGACGCTTCACTGTCTTCGGACAGCGAAGACGATAGTGACGAACCACCTGAAGTGTCTGAAGAAACGGAAACACAATTCCTGAAAACACTAGCATTACTAAAAACAAAGGACCCACGGATCTACGATCCTAACTTCAAATTTTTCGATAATGAAAAGAAAGAGGAAGAAAAGAAGCCAGAGGTGAAAACTTTAAGTTTTGCTGACAGCGACGACGACGATGACGATGatggaaatatatttaaagtggAGAAGGCGGCTGAAGTCAAATCAACAGAGAAACCTGCCAAACCGGAGATTAAgacagaaaaaataaaagatttccTCACAGGTAAGGCAGAGCATATCAATAATCCGGTAGAAAGAGATCTAGCACCTCTAAAAGCATTATGGTCTGACCCAAAGCTTAATGAGGGGGAAGCATTCCTTAGAGACTACATCCTGAATAAGAAGTACCTAGAAGATGGGGATGCCGGCGAGGCAGGAGACAAGATTCGTGACGACGCAGACCTGGAAGCTGATGAGGCCATTGTGGAGGAACAGGGCAAGTTTGAGAGAGCATACAATTTCCGCTTTGAAGAACCAGATGAAGAATACTTGAAGAGATTTCCTCGTACCATGAACTACATCAGGCCCAAAGATGACCGCCGAGCCAGGAAGAGGGCTGAAGTCAGAGACAGGAAGGAAGAGGAAAAAAAGAAGAAGATGGACGAAATTGCCAGAATGAAAGCCCTCAAGCTGAGAGAGATTCAggaaaaaattgccaaaattaaaGAGGTAACTGGGAACCAGGATTTAGCTTTTCGAGAAGAAGATATGGAGAGTGACTTTGATCCTAATGAACATGACAGACGAATGAAGGAGATATTTGATGAGGAATATTATGGGGAAGTGGACAATGAGAAGCCTGTGTTCCCAGACCTGGATGAAGAGCTAGAGATAGAAAATTGGGAGAAGTATGAAGAAGAGGAAACAGCTGAAAATGAGCCACATTGTGAAGATGATGAATTTAACATGGATGCAGATTACGACCCAAAGCAAGCCCGTTTAAACCTATTAGAAGAACTACAGCAAAACATGACCAAGAAACGGAGGAACCGTAAGAAGAAATCCAAGTTGGCAGAGTTGTTGACGACTGAAAAACCAAAGTTTGTGCCGACTGTGGCAGACAAGACTTACTCCCAATACATGGAGGAGTACTACAAGATGGACTGTGAGGATGTCATCGGGGGAGACTTGCCCACCAGGTTCAAGTACAGAGAAACGGTGCCTAATGACTATGGGCTGACTATTGAAGAG ATCTTGCTAGCAGATGATAAGGAGCTGACTCAGTGGGTGCCGCTGAAGAAGATAGTGAGGCACCAACCGGTCAATGTGGAGAAGGGGGAGGTCAAGGTGTACCGGCAGAAGGCGGCTGATGAACGCCTTAAGAAGAAAATTCTGCCAAGCTTGTTCAAGGATCTGCCTGA GGCACCAGAAATAGTTGTTCCTCTTGAAGCAGCtaagaaaaagaagaagaagaagaaaaagaacATTAATAAAGAAGGAAATAATACAGACAAAGACAGTCAAGAAGAAATAGAACACAATGATCTTATTACTAGTGATCCTGGTACTTTACCGACTGAAAGCAGCAAAAAGAAGAAAAATCACAAACATGTGGAGGAAAATGTAGAAACGGAAAATAATTCTAGTGACCTAGCAAATGATAATGTAGTTCCCATAAAAaagaataagaaaaataaaagcaaattaATCAATGATTCACAAGGCAATGAACCCAATCAGGATGAATCTAATATTAGTAATGTAACTGAACAAAGTGAGAATAGCTttaagaaaaagaagaagaaacataaaacagaGCAAAGTAATTCTGAAAACAATATTGCTAGTGTTTCAGTCACATCAGAATGCAAGCAAAACAACCAGAAACTAGACACTTCTATAGACAGGAGCAATGCAAGTAAAAATAATACTGgaaaaactaaaaagaaaaataaaaacaaaccagATGCAGAACAGAACAAACAGAAGCAAAATCTAAAACGCAAATCAGAAGATACTGCAAGTAGTAATCCAGTAccaaagaaaaagaagaaaaagaaaaataaatcagCTGCCAATGTAAACAATTTGGAGAAAAATCAGAACAAGAAAGGATTGAATGTATCCAAGAATAATAAGCAAAACCAATCCAAAGCATCAGATAATCCTTACAGCAATTTATCTGATGAGCGGCTAAAAGCGTATGGATTGAACCCTAAGAAATATAAAGGAtttatgaaatataaaaagtattaA
- the LOC134655101 gene encoding small ribosomal subunit protein uS4 produces the protein MVNNRVPSVFSKTYVTPRRPFEKARLDQELKIIGEYGLRNKREVWRVKYTLARIRKAARELLTLEEKDPKRLFEGNALLRRLVRIGVLDEKQMKLDYVLGLKIEDFLERRLQTQVFKAGLAKSIHHARILIRQRHIRVRKQVVNIPSFVVRLDSGKHIDFSLKSPFGGGRPGRVKRKNLRKGQAAGAANDEEED, from the exons ATGGTGAACAACCGAGTACCCTCGGTCTTCTCAAAGACCTATGTCACGCCCCGGCGGCCCTTCGAGAAGGCGCGCCTCGACCAGGAGCTGAAGATCATCGGCGAGTACGGTCTGAGGAACAAGCGCGAAGTGTGGCGCGTCAAGTACACGCTGGCGCGCATCCGCAAGGCTGCCCGTGAGCTGCTCACCCTTGAGGAGAAGGACCCCAAGCGGCTGTTTGAAG GCAATGCCCTCCTCCGGCGTCTGGTCCGCATCGGAGTGCTGGACGAGAAGCAGATGAAGCTGGATTATGTGCTCGGTCTGAAGATTGAGGACTTCTTGGAGCGCCGCCTGCAGACCCAGGTGTTCAAGGCTGGCCTCGCCAAGTCCATCCATCATGCCCGCATCCTTATCAGACAGAGACACATCCG CGTCCGCAAGCAGGTGGTGAACATCCCGTCGTTCGTCGTGCGGCTGGACTCGGGCAAGCACATCGACTTCTCGCTCAAGTCCCCGTTCGGCGGCGGCCGCCCGGGCCGCGTCAAGAGGAAGAACCTGCGCAAGGGCCAGGCGGCCGGCGCCGCCAACGACGAGGAGGAGGATTAA